The following coding sequences lie in one Methylotenera versatilis 301 genomic window:
- the yidC gene encoding membrane protein insertase YidC, giving the protein MDTKRLVLFVIFSMSILMLWDAWQRQHAPAEVVQQSSQTVAGATSSTAAVSGNVAVDSDFKLSAGQRISVTTDLYKADIETTGGDLRRLELLKHRASDNVKTNFVLLDDSAKPMTYVAQTGLIGADLPSHKAVFTSAAPTYQMQDGKDTLEVRLSWVGNGVTVDKVYTFHRNKYAIDVNYEIKNGSAAAITPVVYYQIVHDNESNQGSKLMPTFTGGTYYTEATKFKKLAFKDMAKEPLKVTSNDGWVGLLQHYFVSAWIPKDGLAREFYTEKLNEHMYRIGSKSTLSTIAPGASLTVPARLFSGPQTKKDLVETAPGLEYTVDYGWLKMVASPLFWVLSLIHSLVHNWGVAIILLTLLIKAAFYPLSAKSYRSMAQMRELAPRLESMKQKFGDDRQKMQQAMMELYKTEKINPMSGCLPILIQIPVFISLYWMLLGSIELRHAPFFGWIQDLSAVDPYYILPIIMGISMIIQTKLNPKPTDPIQAKVMTWMPVIFSVFFFFFPAGLVLYWVVNNIISIWQQWYVNKSIHAAALLKKSGGKH; this is encoded by the coding sequence ATGGATACAAAACGTTTAGTTCTGTTTGTTATATTTTCAATGTCAATTTTGATGTTGTGGGATGCTTGGCAGCGCCAACATGCGCCTGCCGAAGTGGTGCAACAAAGCAGTCAAACTGTAGCTGGTGCGACAAGCAGCACAGCTGCCGTGTCTGGGAATGTCGCTGTTGATAGCGATTTTAAACTCTCAGCAGGTCAGCGTATTAGCGTCACTACTGATTTATATAAAGCAGATATTGAAACCACAGGCGGCGATTTACGTAGACTAGAGTTATTGAAGCATCGCGCATCAGATAACGTTAAAACTAACTTTGTTTTGTTAGATGACTCTGCTAAACCAATGACGTATGTCGCGCAAACAGGTTTAATTGGTGCTGATTTACCTTCACATAAAGCAGTATTCACTTCTGCTGCGCCCACTTATCAAATGCAAGATGGCAAAGATACTTTAGAGGTACGTTTAAGCTGGGTTGGCAATGGCGTAACTGTGGATAAGGTTTACACTTTCCATCGCAACAAATATGCAATCGATGTGAATTATGAAATCAAAAATGGCTCTGCAGCCGCTATTACACCAGTAGTTTATTACCAAATCGTGCATGATAACGAGTCTAATCAGGGCTCTAAGCTAATGCCAACATTTACAGGCGGCACTTACTATACTGAAGCGACAAAATTCAAAAAGCTTGCATTTAAAGATATGGCTAAAGAGCCGCTTAAAGTGACTTCTAACGATGGTTGGGTTGGTTTGTTGCAGCATTACTTTGTGAGTGCATGGATTCCTAAAGATGGCTTAGCACGCGAGTTTTATACAGAAAAGCTTAACGAGCACATGTACAGAATCGGTTCGAAAAGTACATTAAGCACTATTGCACCAGGCGCAAGTTTAACTGTTCCAGCACGTTTATTCTCAGGCCCACAAACTAAGAAAGATTTAGTTGAAACCGCACCAGGCCTAGAATACACCGTGGATTATGGTTGGTTAAAAATGGTGGCTTCACCATTATTTTGGGTGTTGTCACTTATTCACAGCTTAGTACATAACTGGGGTGTGGCGATTATTTTACTTACCTTGTTAATTAAAGCAGCTTTCTACCCATTATCAGCAAAAAGCTATCGCTCAATGGCGCAAATGCGTGAGTTGGCACCACGTTTAGAGTCAATGAAACAAAAGTTTGGGGATGATAGACAGAAAATGCAGCAAGCGATGATGGAGCTCTATAAAACAGAGAAAATCAATCCTATGAGCGGTTGCTTGCCGATTTTGATTCAGATTCCAGTATTTATTTCCCTGTACTGGATGTTGCTAGGCTCAATTGAATTACGCCATGCGCCATTCTTTGGCTGGATTCAAGATCTTTCAGCAGTTGATCCCTACTATATTTTGCCAATAATCATGGGTATTTCTATGATTATTCAAACTAAACTTAATCCTAAACCAACAGACCCTATTCAAGCTAAAGTGATGACATGGATGCCAGTTATATTCAGTGTATTCTTTTTCTTCTTCCCGGCTGGTTTGGTGTTGTATTGGGTAGTGAATAACATCATCTCAATTTGGCAACAATGGTATGTGAACAAATCAATCCATGCAGCAGCGTTATTGAAAAAGTCAGGTGGCAAACACTAA